The nucleotide sequence AAAGCCTGAGTAGTGATGCTCTCCGTGTCAGGATTTTCAACAACGGAGAACTGCGGCGAAAAATGATCCCTGAAAATACCTCCTATGCCCGCTTCTTCGACCCTGACAACAAGGAGGGGGTTTCGTTGAGAGAAAAGATCGGCCGTATCAATGTTCAAAGAGCCAGAACGTTTCTTCGGGGAAAAGGGAATATCGCCATTCTGGATGCCACCCATGTCAGCAGGGAACGGAGAAAACTGGTCCAGGCCCTTTTGGGGGGGTACCCTATCCTTTTCATCGAATGCATCAACGAAAACAAGGAGATCCTGGATGCCAGCATCCTGCGGAAAATCGACATGGCGGAATTCGGTCATCTCAGCCAACAGGAGGCCATTGAAAGCTTCAAGCAAAGGATCTCATACTATCAATCCATCTACGATCCCCTGGAAGACGAAACCAATTTTATCAAGTTGGATTCCCTCAACAACAAGATCCTCCAGGAGGAAATCAACGATGAAATCCCCTATCTGGAACAGATCCGGGATTTCCTGTTGACGGACATGGTGAAGAATCTCTTTCTCATCCGTCACGGAGAGACTTATTTCAATATCGAAGATCGGATAGGTGGCGACTCCAGCCTGAGTGCCGCGGGACGCGAACAGGCATGGGCCCTGGCCGAATATTTCAAGACCAAAAAGATTCCCCTGATATTCACGAGTACCAAAAAGAGAACGATTCAAACGGCGGAACCCATCCAGGCCCTTCAGGAGAGGTGTTCCATAATCCCCTTGGCGGAGTTCGATGAGATTGACAGCGGCATCTGTGAAAAAATGAGCTACGAAGAGATCAAAAGGGGTCTTCCTCACGTCTATGCCGCCAGAAAACAGGATAAATACAATTACGTTTATCCCGGCGGG is from Deltaproteobacteria bacterium and encodes:
- a CDS encoding histidine phosphatase family protein, whose protein sequence is MKKEKLIIIMVGLPARGKSTVATKLKESLSSDALRVRIFNNGELRRKMIPENTSYARFFDPDNKEGVSLREKIGRINVQRARTFLRGKGNIAILDATHVSRERRKLVQALLGGYPILFIECINENKEILDASILRKIDMAEFGHLSQQEAIESFKQRISYYQSIYDPLEDETNFIKLDSLNNKILQEEINDEIPYLEQIRDFLLTDMVKNLFLIRHGETYFNIEDRIGGDSSLSAAGREQAWALAEYFKTKKIPLIFTSTKKRTIQTAEPIQALQERCSIIPLAEFDEIDSGICEKMSYEEIKRGLPHVYAARKQDKYNYVYPGGEGYVTMQDRIYRGIKKALYLSNPADNIMIIGHRAVNRMILSHFLYRRKEDVPYIYIPQDRFYYISSTHDRKVFQLKKFK